A single genomic interval of Aedes aegypti strain LVP_AGWG chromosome 1, AaegL5.0 Primary Assembly, whole genome shotgun sequence harbors:
- the LOC110676296 gene encoding transcription factor grauzone-like: MLESLEDCLTCRRKTDNFLRISDEANVEDVGAILTRHFWFQVDQYEHRVLCTSCWEKIEDFHKFYCDVEQLWGGDALSGDMAIKAEQLSNEDEQRVCELAMEDDTKEGQTFEMRSSTEGKDEAEDKLLETQQENSSHDDELDSEAEIADEEIVTDDSEEDSSVPIARRCRSGKRKATTALSGKSTRKLRHVNSQRQMNLERNELISKYIQLKCDVCDHTSTTLSRLLLHYRRYHDMQGYVTCCDRNFQKKSTLFEHLCRHETGSIDKDESAFQCIRCEPVRSFKDDEGLRLHNVVCHSEESEKKFKCDQCEKAFASEWQLSGHKNWHQNVESLNIYCDKCSKYFNSVRTLNTHIRAHHAESANTFSSSVSTTAIDNGLIVATDSTIPEPIIASVDQLSVTTTEHPKINSQMTRVTSSASSRKSLKTSDEVAHQDELIRKFCSLVCEKCEFVGENYYQLDKHYRMDHNTRGYAVCCGRKFCKKRRLFEHCQRHVNPDMFRCELCNKSFTESDGLEKHNKWVHTPDSEKPFKCDICDAAFYKDYLLRNHMKYHISMEQKIFNCKDCDKSFGTAVLLRAHQQNIHGAASSWVCDICAKGFVHKSLLETHRLSHTEEGAASLKKQCEHCKKWLKNKDTYMNHLKRCLAGGPVTCDICGKEAVNELALASHKRFNHEERPSFACSYCGKQFKRILRLKEHEANHRGEVLYSCPYCPRTCNSSSNMYTHKKTAHPELWAAKVADRFYKR; encoded by the exons ATGCTCGAAAGTTTGGAAGATTGTTTGACCTGCCGAAGAAAAACGGACAATTTTCTCCGCATATCAGATGAAGCAAACGTTGAAGACGTCGGTGCCATTCTGACGAGGCACTTCTGGTTCCAG GTCGACCAGTATGAGCATCGTGTGCTCTGCACCAGCTGTTGGGAGAAAATAgaggattttcacaaattttactgCGATGTTGAACAGTTGTGGGGCGGAGACGCTTTGTCCGGTGACATGGCTATCAAAGCGGAACAGCTATCCAACGAAGACGAACAGAGAGTATGCGAGCTGGCGATGGAAGATGATACCAAggaaggacaaacatttgagaTGAGAAGCAGCACAGAAGGCAAGGATGAAGCTGAAGACAAGCTTTTGGAAACTCAGCAGGAAAACTCTTCACATGATGATGAATTGGATTCTGAGGCAGAG ATCGCGGATGAAGAGATCGTAACTGACGATTCAGAGGAAGATTCCTCAGTTCCCATCGCAAGGAGATGTAGGTCAGGCAAAAGAAAAGCGACAACTGCTCTGAGTGGAAAATCAACGCGAAAACTGCGACATGTAAATTCTCAGCGACAGATGAATCTAGAGCGGAATgaactgatttcaaaatatattcagCTCAAATGTGATGTGTGCGATCATACATCTACGACACTATCTCGATTACTGCTTCACTACAGAAGATATCATGATATGCAAGGATATGTTACATGCTGTGATCGCAACTTCCAAAAGAAGTCAACACTCTTTGAGCATTTGTGTAGGCACGAAACTGGCAGTATCGATAAAGATGAATCAGCTTTTCAATGCATCCGATGTGAACCGGTGAGGTCGTTTAAGGACGATGAGGGTCTACGGCTGCACAACGTGGTATGCCACTCGGAAGAGTCGGAGAAGAAGTTCAAGTGCGATCAATGTGAGAAAGCTTTCGCTAGCGAATGGCAGCTGTCCGGTCATAAAAATTGGCATCAGAATGTCGAAAGCTTGAATATATATTGTGATAAATGTAGCAAATA CTTCAATTCTGTTCGTACTTTAAATACTCATATACGTGCGCATCATGCAGAATCAGCAAACACTTTCTCATCATCGGTCTCAACTACAGCGATAGACAACGGGCTGATAGTTGCGACAGACTCAACTATCCCCGAACCGATAATAGCTAGCGTGGATCAATTATCAGTAACAACCACAGAACATCCTAAAATCAATTCGCAAATGACTCGAGTCACATCTTCTGCGTCGTCGAGAAAATCACTGAAGACGTCGGATGAAGTTGCCCACCAAGATGAGTTGATTCGAAAGTTCTGCTCTCTGGTATGCGAAAAGTGTGAATTTGTGGGCGAGAACTACTACCAGCTGGACAAGCACTACAGGATGGATCACAATACGCGCGGCTACGCGGTCTGTTGCGGACGGAAGTTTTGCAAAAAGCGAAGATTGTTCGAGCACTGCCAAAGGCACGTCAACCCGGATATGTTCCGCTGTGAG CTGTGCAACAAATCATTCACCGAAAGCGATGGCCTGGAAAAGCACAACAAATGGGTTCACACACCGGACTCCGAGAAACCGTTCAAATGCGATATCTGCGATGCGGCCTTCTACAAGGACTACCTGCTGCGGAACCATATGAAGTATCACATTTCCATGgagcagaaaattttcaactgcAAGGATTGTGACAAATC TTTTGGAACTGCAGTACTCCTACGTGCCCATCAACAAAACATACACGGAGCCGCATCCAGTTGGGTCTGCGACATCTGTGCCAAGGGATTTGTCCACAAATCACTACTCGAAACACATCGGCTATCCCACACAGAGGAAGGGGCCGCCAGTTTGAAGAAACAGTGTGAACATTGTAAGAAATGGCTCAAGAACAAGGACACCTACATGAACCACCTGAAGCGATGCTTGGCCGGTGGTCCTGTGACGTGTGATATTTGCGGCAAGGAAGCGGTGAACGAACTGGCTCTGGCCAGTCACAAACGGTTCAACCACGAGGAGAGGCCATCGTTTGCGTGCAGTTATTGTGGCAAACAGTTCAAGCGGATTCTGAGGTTGAAGGAGCACGAGGCAAACCATCGCGGTGAGGTTCTGTATTCGTGCCCGTACTGTCCTCGTACGTGCAATTCCAGTTCCAATATGTACACCCACAAAAAGACGGCCCATCCTGAACTGTGGGCTGCGAAGGTGGCGGATCGATTCTATAAGCGATAG
- the LOC5580123 gene encoding zinc finger protein OZF yields MEPFESTTHMCRLCLRKYNVKQMVHVFAKEHELDQAIYEAVSIKMYQLDAMASICNNCQTIIQIINCFREACQKSDTILKNGTTTLDSNAWSSSYATNVFHLTEKLIKTHQKDMDFLYKNHISLKEQAAASEFIVQYIKEEEHIEINDYGPGQDEPDYLDSTVPEDTVVTDDNISRTQDLTESDSEASNKRKRKKKSENQQEKVVCSTCGEMVPHKGLEGHMNRHLGVRPFPCNVAGCDAKLYSKFSLQQHRSRHKSSNRYFDCEVCGKRIKGNAYWLVHKRIHEEEPKYSCDICGKKFHRKFKLKDHSTVHSGIADYSCELCGKFFTVKHNLTAHYQRHKKNGTYPDGFEPNASVNA; encoded by the exons ATGGAACCATTCGAATCCACAACACATATGTGTCGTTTGTGCCTTCGGAAATACAATGTGAAACAGATGGTGCATGTGTTTGCCAAGGAGCACGAACTGGATCAAGCAATATATGAAGCTGTTTCGATAAAG ATGTATCAATTGGATGCCATGGCTAGTATTTGCAACAATTGCCAAACTATTATTCAAATAATCAACTGCTTTAGAGAAGCCTGTCAGAAAAGCGATACTATTTTGAAAAATGGCACAACTACACTAGATTCTAATGCCTGGTCGAGTTCGTATGCAACCAACGTATTTCATTTAACTGAAAAATTAATCAAGACACATCAAAAGGATATGGATTTTCTGTACAAAAATCATATAAGTTTAAAAGAACAAGCGGCAGCTTCCGAATTCATAGTGCAATACattaaagaagaagaacatatcGAAATCAATGATTATGGTCCAGGTCAAGATGAGCCAGATTATCTGGATTCTACTGTGCCTGAGGACACAGTTGTAACCGATGATAATATTTCAAGAACTCAAGACCTAACGGAATCAGATAGTGAAGCATCGAACAAacgaaaaagaaaaaagaaatcaGAAAACCAACAGGAAAAGGTAGTTTGTTCGACGTGTGGCGAGATGGTACCGCATAAGGGACTAGAGGGCCACATGAATCGCCATTTGGGTGTGAGACCGTTTCCATGTAATGTGGCAGGTTGCGATGCTAAGCTGTACTCGAAATTTTCCCTGCAGCAACATCGTAGCCGACACAAATCGTCCAATCGGTATTTCGACTGCGAGGTATGTGGGAAGCGAATCAAAGGCAATGCATACTGGTTGGTACACAAGAGGATACACGAGGAAGAACCCAAATATTCCTGCGATATTTGCGGTAAAAAGTTCCACCGAAA ATTTAAACTGAAGGATCACTCAACCGTGCACTCCGGAATAGCAGACTATTCGTGTGAACTATGCGGGAAATTTTTTACCGTCAAACACAATCTCACAGCGCACTACCAACGCCATAAGAAAAATGGAACTTATCCTGATGGGTTTGAGCCGAACGCATCTGTGAATGCTTGA